One stretch of Kogia breviceps isolate mKogBre1 chromosome 18, mKogBre1 haplotype 1, whole genome shotgun sequence DNA includes these proteins:
- the LOC131744560 gene encoding LOW QUALITY PROTEIN: zinc finger protein 84-like (The sequence of the model RefSeq protein was modified relative to this genomic sequence to represent the inferred CDS: inserted 1 base in 1 codon; substituted 1 base at 1 genomic stop codon) encodes MSKSHGSLSFKDVAVVFTWEEWQLLDRVQRNLYQDVMLENYINLVSVGYQVTKADAFYRLEQETPWIIEEESQSQIHPEDTWQVDNHRDWHKGNHGNLETMESYHKDNAFGKISSLSLNLDISLAQRSYTLNILGKHLKPNLECITQNKSYARNEFEFNQYDKLFLYTKHEKIHTGQKYNEYNEHMKVFSQKSQLIKYCKTQTAEKHYNCNDCGKAFSQKSDLIKHQRTHTGEKSFGCSRCQKAFRRKSHLILHQRTHTGEKPYECNKCGKAFTDKSCLNKHQRTHTREKRFECHVCQKGFSDKSQLTLHQRTHEEEKPYRCEECRKSFSNKSQLIIHQRSHTGEKPYGCSECGKTFPLKFSLILHQKTPTGEKPYGCSECGKAFIQRSELIRHQRTHTGEKPYNCNDCGKGFSVKSLLNTHLRTHTGEKPYGCSECGKTFSIKFSLILHQRTHTGEKPYECSPCQKAFTQKSHLTIHQRSHTXEKPYECSECHKAFSRKSYLLIHQIIHSGEKPFECHECGKAFCHKLXLIIHKRIHTGEKPYGCSECGKTFPIKFSLVLHQKTHTGEKPHECSECQKSFAQRSHLIIHQRTHTDEKPYGGSECWKTFSHKFSLILRQKTHREKLCRK; translated from the exons GGCTCACTGTCATTCAAGGATGTGGCTGTGGTTTTCACCTGGGAGGAGTGGCAGCTACTGGACCGTGTTCAGAGGAACCTGTATCAAGATGTGATGTTGGAAAATTATATCAACTTAGTATCAGTGG GATATCAAGTTACCAAAGCAGATGCATTCTACCGGTTGGAACAAGAAACACCATGGATAATAGAGGAAGAAAGCCAGAGTCAGATTCATCCAG AAGACACCTGGCAAGTTGATAATCATAGAGACTGGCACAAAGGAAACCATGGCAACCTGGAAACTATGGAGAGTTACCACAAAGATAAtgcatttggaaaaatatcttcTTTGAGCTTAAACCTTGATATCTCCTTAGCACAAAGATCTTATACACTGAACATACTTGGGAAACATCTGAAACCTAATCTAGAGTGTATTACTCAGAATAAAAGTTATGCAAGAAATGAATTTGAATTTAATCAATATGACAAATTATTTCTTTACACTAAGCATGAGAAAATTCATACTGGACAAAAATACAATGAATATAATGAACATATGAAAGTTTTCAGCCAAAAGTCACAGCTTATTAAATATTGTAAAACTCAAACAGCAGAGAAACACTATAACTGCAATGACTGTGGGAAAGCCTTTTCTCAGAAGTCGGACCTCATTAAGCATCAGAGaacacacacaggagagaaatCCTTTGGATGCAGTAGATGTCAGAAAGCCTTCAGGCGGAAGTCCCATCTCATTTTACACCAGAGAACccatacaggagagaaaccctatgagtgCAACAAATGCGGGAAAGCCTTTACTGATAAGTCATGCCTTAATAAACATCAGAGAACTCACACAAGAGAGAAACGGTTTGAGTGTCATGTATGTCAGAAAGGCTTCAGCGATAAGTCACAACTCACTTTACATCAAAGAACTCACGAAGAAGAGAAACCCTACAGATGTGAAGAATGTCGGAAAAGCTTCAGCAATAAGTCACAGCTCATTATTCATCAGAGAtctcacacaggagagaaaccctatggtTGCAGTGAGTGTGGGAAAACATTTCCCCTTAAGTTTAGCCTCATTTTACATCAAAAAACACCTACAGGGGAAAAACCTTATggatgcagtgaatgtgggaaagccttcatcCAGAGATCTGAGCTCATTAGACATCAGAGaactcacacaggagagaaaccatataatTGCAATGACTGTGGAAAAGGCTTTAGTGTAAAGTCACTCCTCAATACTCACTTGAGaactcacacaggagagaagcccTACGGATGCAGTGAATGTGGAAAAACATTCTCCATCAAATTTAGTCTCATCCTACACCAAAGAACTCATACaggtgagaaaccctatgaatgcagTCCGTGTCAGAAAGCTTTCACCCAAAAGTCACATCTCACTATTCATCAGAGGTCTCACACCTGAGAGAAaccttatgagtgcagtgaatgcCACAAAGCCTTCAGCCGGAAGTCATATCTCCTTATTCATCAGATAATTCACTCAGGAGAGAAACCTTTTGAATGCcatgaatgtgggaaagctttcTGTCACAAGT TCCTCATCATTCATAAGAGAATccatacaggagagaaaccctatggatgcagtgaatgtgggaaaactTTCCCTATCAAGTTTAGCCTTGTTTTACATCAGAAAACACatacaggagaaaaaccccatgaatGCAGTGAATGTCAGAAATCTTTTGCCCAGAGGTCACATCTTATTATACATCAAAGAACTCACACAGATGAGAAACCTTATGGAGGCAGTGAGTGTTGGAAAACTTTCTCCCACAAATTCAGCCTCATTTTACGTCAGAAAACTCATAGAGAGAAATTGTGTAGAAAATAG